AAAATACAAACCACCCATAAAACACGAATAACGCCGCTGCTGTCCGAATGATCGGGCAACAGCGGCGTTATTATCATTTCTAATCCTAAGCGTGGTTTTAGACATTGTCATCAGGAGTCGTTCCTGTACCAGGTTCCTCATCATCGGAGGTTAGTTCTGCACCGATGACCCGAATGATGTCATTCGGATAAATATGTACACCGCTCGCCTGCGCGAGAGCAATTCGTACCATAGCTCGTGCGATGAACGAAGCGGGAATGGCGCGATAGGAAGCGAACCTGCCCGTCATTAGGCCATCTAGCGCTTTCATGACAATCGTGGCAGCGGCTTCGCCAAATCGTCGTTCAGATCTCGCTCCCAAAATAAGCGACGGACGGAACAAATGCAGTGCAGGCAATCCGATCGCGGCAAGCGCCTCTTCAGCCTCACCCTTAGTACGGTTATAAAACACACGTGAATCCGGGTCAGCGCCCATCGCAGAGATCGCAAGCATCTGTACTGCTCCAGCCTCTTTGCCCAACTGGGCTGTCAGAACCGGATAGTCCAGATCCACCTGTCGAAACTGCTCCTTAGAGCCAGCCTTTTTCATCGTTGTCCCAAGGCAGCAAAACACATCATCCACCCCTTCGAGGGCGAAGGCCGACTTCTGTGGTTGTTCCCAGTCGATGAGCGCCTGCTCTAGCTTGGGATGCTTGATGTCCAATGGACGCCTGCCCAAAACCATGACGCGGGTGTATTCTTTTTGCACCAGTAGCTCCCGTACAACATAACCCCCGACAAGCCCTGTGCCACCCACAACGACCGCTTTACGTTCCATGATATACCTCCTAACGCTCCTTGTCCCATGATTGTGATCAGGTTAATTTAAACGGCTGTTCGTCCGCCTCCTTGCTGTCGGACGGACACATAGGCAGGTACAGGGAAAAAGTACTTCCCTTGCCTTCTTCACTCTCCAGACGGATAAATCCGCCTAACAAGCGGGAAAAATCACGGCTGATGGACAACCCCAGCCCAGTTCCACCATATTTACGATTAATCGAACCGTTCGCCTGCTGGAATGCCTCAAAAATAACATGCTGCTGAAGCTTGGATATACCGATGCCTGTATCTTTTACAGCAAATACAACCCAGTCTCCCTCCTGACCCTTTCGATCCAGATGCTGTGTGCTGATTTCCAGCAATACACGCCCTTCATGAGTAAACTTAAAGGCATTGGACAATAGATTGCGTAAAATTTGCTGTACTCGTTTGGAATCGGATCGGATTTCATCC
This window of the Paenibacillus polymyxa genome carries:
- a CDS encoding NAD(P)H-binding protein yields the protein MERKAVVVGGTGLVGGYVVRELLVQKEYTRVMVLGRRPLDIKHPKLEQALIDWEQPQKSAFALEGVDDVFCCLGTTMKKAGSKEQFRQVDLDYPVLTAQLGKEAGAVQMLAISAMGADPDSRVFYNRTKGEAEEALAAIGLPALHLFRPSLILGARSERRFGEAAATIVMKALDGLMTGRFASYRAIPASFIARAMVRIALAQASGVHIYPNDIIRVIGAELTSDDEEPGTGTTPDDNV